ttcggaaggatttttgctagcttgcttgcgtgagtcctggcgagagctaggcagatggcccgccaaccctctggttcaccttagggggaagtggggtcaccacaggtggtatcagagcttaggctctagatctttgtagtgtatcttagactTTAAGCATAAGATGCCAGACTGTGGAGTTTGATTGTTTAGTAGTGGAATGTGATCTTAATACTTGATGATTTATTTAGTAATATTGAAGTGTTTGTTTTTAAGTGGGTTTACACAATAGGGTTTCTTATATGGTAAGAAACTGAAGAGAATCGTGTgagaattgatttgaaaagtgataGTTGAGTTTTTGAACATTGGTACTAGCTGATATCTATAAGATCGAATTTGACTGGGTAAATTGTAAGATTCGAGGTATCCTCTAGGCTTGTAATCTTCGTAAGTATATatatgaaattgaatgtgaatcTTAGATCGATTGCTTGATTGAgacattttgtgaaattttctttgAGGAATGGTGGTGATTGAGTTGATTTGCAtctggagatggccagtcctaGTGCGAATTGACTTGGTTCCCACTTGACGCTTAAGTGAGTCAGTTGTACATATTCCCTGAGATTGAAAATGGTACTTGAGGCTTTAACTAGAAATCCCAAGGTTGGTTATTCTTAGAGATAAATGCACTTTAGTTATTGGTTGGCTTGCTAAAGATTTTTAAACTTTGGATAAATGACCTCTGATTTCAACTTGTATTATGACTTGATTAGCTCTAATTTTGTAATAGTATGCAACCTAATTGAGACTAGTTTAACTTCTATGTTAACTGTTAATGTGCTATTTGTGAAAATGTTATCTGTGGATATAGTTTTATTGCTcattttgaaaattgttaaaaatacGTGTGCATAGATAATTTTTAGTTTAGTGAGTCATTTTCACATAATTGTAGAGACTAGTTGTGAGAATGGAAGCTGGGAGAcgacgaaagggacgtcaacctagacaaccccgaaatgaaagagtagaTAATGGATCCGATATTGACCAAAATGCCGAGCCCAGTGctgggagaggaaatgaccaaatgggacaAGTTCTACACCGCATGACGGATATACTAGAGCTTTTAgtagctcaacaaggtcaaagTGTTGGACGGGGAAACCAAGAAATAGGAGAGGATAGGGCTTtagagagatttcaaaagtttttccctcctaaATTTTCTGGAGGTCCAAACCCCGATATAGCTGAGAATTGGTTggaaaatataaggaatatatttgATGCACTAGATTATTCCGAGGAGAGAGAAGTAAATTTCGCTGTGTTCCAACTTGAAGGACCGGctcgagcatggtggaacgttatAAGAAATAAGTGGGAAAGGGAACAAACTCCGAGAACTTGGATGAACTTTGTCCTAGAATTTAATGGAAAATTTCTTCCACCactagtccaagaaaagagagaagatgatttcataaagcttcgtcaaggaactttaagtgtagctgagtatgaaacacgctttacgaagttatctacgtatgccccagaattggtggctactgaaaggaagagaataagacgatttatccaaggattagatttggaaatccaagatgcccttgccgcagcacAGGTTGAAACATTGAGCGACGCTCTcgaaaaagcgcaaagggtagaaatcacaaaatctcaactgagagcttttcaagcaaggaaaagagatgcatctgacagtacactaggagaaaatggaccaccacccaaagttagaaaagaagtggatggggtaggactgttacttcctgcaccactcaggataaaggaaccaaaaggaactatgtcgCGAGAGACTTCAGTAGGACAGACACGatcaaagaaaacctcgcaaacaagtcaggtcacaacacctcgtccaatttgtggatattgtggaaggacgaatcacactgaagtaaactgttggctaaagggacgaaagtgtatgggatgtgggAGTACTAGtcataaagttcatgactgtccaaggaggtatccacgagaaaccaCTACTCAACAgggaaatggaactgtccctcgacaagtcaatggaaggagGAACCGACCAGTGGCGTCTGAACGAACACCTGACATGATCACATCACATGGTTCAAGGTTATCCGAGATttcagaaggtatgaatttcgaggacgaaattctcttaaggaggggaggatgtgagaaccctgaaaaatagacataaatatcagtgcatattttatttgcattttaattctttaataaattttagcacgaAGTCAAATTGTTTCTAAATAAGTATGTAGAATTAAACGTTAtatacaaaataaaagaattgtgctaaactactaaacttcgtggttttgttacattaacttcatatttcgatggtaaactatttcattgatctaatCATTAATTTCTTCGAATTCTAGAATggtaattaattgttttgaaataaaagtgtagagataatttttaagtaataaataatataattgtgccaatattgaattattcCGTTTTGctatattaaattaatatttcttgagttagattaatttatcgccttaaaataaaatactaaaatacTTAGTTTTCTTAATGTTGAAAATTAATGTTACCTGAGTAGATTAAGtatataaaatttcttgaatttctataACTAATTCTAAATTAGTGAATAACGTTAAACACTAATAAGAATGTTCACTATGAGACAAAGCCtataaattttagataaacatgaTACAAGTATACTAAACATAATTAAGGTGTGAAAAATTCGATAAATatattcttatctttctttgttttcacaataagtgcgtaaaaataatttttatgtgcaaattgacattcttggatttgattattatttcacttgactttacattactaaatcgataaatttcgagttagactaactctattccttgagaaataataattggaaattctaataattaatttaatcgctaaataatataAGAATTACTAGGAATCTCaatattcaagtttaatcgataattattcgataaaaatggtttaggtgtattagggtataattaggcGTTTAAATCacgcttggggataatttttagaattaagttggatttgagaaattaagttgaggttggggagcaaagtgaaaagactaaaatgcccttacatttccatgcaaaccaaacgaAACCTCTGACAACAATTTAATCACCACAACTATCGGCCaatcacattttatccaatTCGATACGCAACCTCTGCTCCAAAACCGTAAAccattctttcttccttctccaaAACCGCGGCACCATATTTTCTACTTCATTTCTAAATCACAAACCACTACCGCAACTCCATATCCTCTGCAACCATTCATCTCAGACCACACTTCATCCTTCACCTCGTAAACATCGACCGGAAGTGAATGTGTGAGAGCTTCCATTTCCTTTCGGACCAGAGGCTGGAACCAGAAAGGAATCGCGAGCTGCAATCTTTCCTGTTTCTGTCCGTGAGCTCGAGGGAAGAGAGGGAGAGGCCGTGCGTGAGTTTCCTCTGCATTTTCTAAACCTCACCCAGCTGCTAATCATCACCATTTCCATCAATTCCAGCCGCAACTACTGCAACCTCTGCAACCAAGAACATCACATCCAGTCACGTGTGAATCAAGAGGGGAGAAACTTCAGCTTTCTGCCGTGCGTATAACCTTCATTGTTAGGTAATTACTGAACTAGAATAAGTTGATTAGTGGTAGATTGAACTGTCTATGGACATGCATGTTGATTGTGCAGTCGGATGATGAAATCAAAACTTAGGAAAAATTTGTTTCGGTAGCATTTGGTTCTGCCGAGAATGGATGAGGAGTTgcagctttaattttgtttcCCTGAGATCATCTGAGCATGCATGGTGATTAGCTAAGTGAAAATAGGAAGATTATGGCCTTGCATGTAGAGTTATTCGATCGGATGTTGAAATCAGAAGTTTGAGAAAAATCTGTTTGATGAAATGGAATTACCGTGAGCTGGAAATGTTGAAATGCAGTCTAATGTAATTAAATGTGATAATCTGAGTTGATATCCATGTTTATCTAGCTAACAACATGACAATTGAGGCTGGAATGAGGATGATTAACTCGGCtaaccaagaaaacaaaacGAAAACAGAAAATCTGTTTCATGCATGATCAATCGAGGCTAACTGggaaaatttctggattttggggAAAATTGGTAGTTGTTAATCGAACTTAATTCTTGAGCTAGATATGTTAATTAACTAGTTAAGTGATGacatgttgaatttgagcctTAACACTTTGATTTAGCCGAGGAAAAGCTGAATTAAGAACACCCAAgctgctggaaaattttgtGAACTAACGTGAgtttgaacctggaaattttgaggTTTATGATTGTTGTTTGAACTTAATTGTGAACTGGAAGTGTTAATTGGTTAAGATAAGTTAATTCATGAAATATATGTGTCTTAAGTCTTGTAAGATATTCAGTTGTAAAGTACTTGATCCGTTGGATGAATTGACCAAAAATGTTGAAACATagctgctgcaattttttttccagcttagccgatggtagctcttttgagttttaatggaaacttggtgagtgggctctatgaattcctacaATGACTTGGATGATCTGATTAGCTAgtcaagtatttgcatgctgaaattgagtacttaatatcatgttttagccGAGTAAAAAGTTGGGTTATGACCAATTAGCTGCTGGAAATTCTGTTTAGCCGATGACAGATTTATTGTGGTggaattatttgccaaaattacatgttatttattttatttcatgtcggaaaattttgatggtgggctctatgaactcccacccttggaTTGATGATGGATATAATGCTAGTTTAGTGTTTAAATAGGTAGATTAATGATACCTAGCTAGTCTAGACTCCAAAAGATGCATCGTTCAAAAAAAATGTTCAGATTTGCCCTGTTTTAATCGCAaccctttttgcaaaattttgagagtttcatgacttgtatatcatgttgatatgttgaatatatggtgtacaaagtttcattgaaaaatattgaggtttggttggtcaaataaatcgatttaacaaagctagtaaatctggaactaTTCCCGAaatgctctgaccagctttCGTATTTCGGCCATAATTTTgaactccgatgtcgaaatcgagtgccgtcagcggcatttgaaactagacattccaacCTTTCCGACGATATAAAATTCACTttctggttccatgtatgtGAGCCAAACCAACTATTTTaagtcggctgttctgtttctctgctttacaagaacaaaatgctgaggctgcaacttgtgactcaaattcgagctagttgtgttccgaatttcaaaatgatttcttctgtgaaattatagctctatgaatgtattttccaacgccttAAACCATGCCAAATTCTGAGTTAATTTGAGTGATCtgtgatcaaaatatgaaacctACTCTGTCcttgaaaaccctgatttttttagacagatttgatgcaaggtttGGCAAAGACTTGCTAACTGAATATTTTgatgctaaacacttaccaaatgcaCCATGAACGTTCTTTAAGTTTTGCCTAAACAAATGAACCAGGTTTGGAGGAATGTTTCTTTGACCAAATGTCtgaaatggaaaaacaaaaggttcaaggcagttttgtcttagtATTTGCGAAATTTTAGGTGTTTGATTGACCACCTTTCCGAagttatttttccatgaaatttggtagaggaacaacccttatatggtagtattatactgctaattatggtgttattccGAGACCGATTCAtgggtcaaataaattaccaaagttcgagacttgattttggaaaacccttgtttaacaagaaaattttagtaactttgagctaccgtatcttggtgctcaaaactccgttcctcattccgtttgttttgttatactcttgaattacaacactaatagagttgcaaatttcaaaagctatttccaagcaagtgaattttgccgaatttccaaagttggccaaaaactaacttaaatctgccttatgaaccaaaacagtaactttgagcccattttgactatcttccatttagaatcatgaaaaagtgtattctaggaacttttagcattttgaaggaagtttccaacggtaccaagttttccaatctTTGACATGTAAAAGGTGAgctacgatttttcaaagtattgcatcaaaactgaaattttccgtattccaaggaaatggagtttttcaagtactccttattccttcgataataTTCAAATGTCTTATCCTTGAATTTCATGATGTAGACTTAATTTCTCTTGTACCTTGAAACCCCGCTTGAGAATTTAGATTTAGGATAATTAAGACTTGTTCACGAGATTTTTCCTAAGTTTGTACTATGACACGATTTTCAACAATAGTAGGAATTGTAAATGATAGACTATTACTATTCGTTCAGGCGCACGCGAGGACCTTTAAGAGGATCCGACAGAGGACACTTGAACTTCAAATTGAAGCTATTGCCCttgtttgactaggtgagtgttccatataggaatacgtaattgagtaagtctaggacatgctcatttcatgatcgttaagtatttaccatactcgtGCCTAtttaagaaatatatatatgcattgcatatcgacatgaattggttaaatgattaaccctATCAAATAATCTTGTAAACTCAATATGTGCTTAGCCTGCTTATTTTATGCttatttggttaaagtgctCTTGTGACTCGTTATGTGACAATTTGGGAAATAAGTTCCGATCCATCGAAGTgcgcagtgtgtactttatcacactagccgttcgagtggtgaagtgtgtgaaatattttctaatgaatctgtgaatctaaatgtggttgcgtcgttggagtgaatctcctc
This region of Coffea arabica cultivar ET-39 chromosome 3c, Coffea Arabica ET-39 HiFi, whole genome shotgun sequence genomic DNA includes:
- the LOC113734852 gene encoding uncharacterized protein yields the protein MEAGRRRKGRQPRQPRNERVDNGSDIDQNAEPSAGRGNDQMGQVLHRMTDILELLVAQQGQSVGRGNQEIGEDRALERFQKFFPPKFSGGPNPDIAENWLENIRNIFDALDYSEEREVNFAVFQLEGPARAWWNVIRNKWEREQTPRTWMNFVLEFNGKFLPPLVQEKREDDFIKLRQGTLSVAEYETRFTKLSTYAPELVATERKRIRRFIQGLDLEIQDALAAAQVETLSDALEKAQRVEITKSQLRAFQARKRDASDSTLGENGPPPKVRKEVDGVGLLLPAPLRIKEPKGTMSRETSVGQTRSKKTSQTSQVTTPRPICGYCGRTNHTEVNCWLKGRKCMGCGSTSHKVHDCPRRYPRETTTQQGNGTVPRQVNGRRNRPVASERTPDMITSHGSRLSEISEGMNFEDEILLRRGGCENPEK